From a region of the Neisseria subflava genome:
- a CDS encoding YifB family Mg chelatase-like AAA ATPase, whose product MSLALVYSRALSGMNAPLVEVEAHLANGLPHFNIVGLPDTEVKESRDRVRAAIIQSGFDFPAKKITVNLAPADLPKESGRFDLPIALGILAASGQINPEKLSQYEFAGELALSGLLRPVRGALAMAWQGMQAGRSFVLPQENAEQAAVMRGIAVYGACSLGEVAAHLNGIEPLTQTECKLTQRPSEQSKIPDLADVKGQHTARLALEIAAAGGHSLLMMGPPGTGKSMLSQRLPGILPPLTEDELVEVWALRSLLPNHQQQLDSNRPFRSPHHSASSAAMVGGGSDPRPGEISLAHHGVLFLDELPEFDRKVLEVLREPLENGEIHISRAARQAVYPAKFQLVAAMNPCPCGYLGHPSKPCRCTPESVARYRNKISGPLLDRIDLTIEVPSLSAAELMQQEAGESSATVLERVTAARKIQYNRQGKVNAELSVGELDGKARIQKEAQEALGTMLEKLSLSARSFHRIMRVARTLADLAGDEEVSKTHVMKAIGFRRAL is encoded by the coding sequence ATGTCGCTTGCTTTGGTTTACAGCCGCGCCTTAAGCGGCATGAATGCGCCGTTGGTCGAAGTGGAAGCCCACCTTGCCAACGGCTTGCCACATTTCAATATCGTCGGTTTGCCTGATACTGAAGTCAAAGAAAGCCGCGACCGTGTGCGTGCCGCCATCATCCAAAGCGGCTTCGACTTTCCCGCAAAGAAAATTACCGTCAACCTCGCACCGGCCGACCTCCCAAAAGAATCCGGCCGTTTCGATTTGCCGATTGCCTTGGGCATTCTTGCCGCTTCGGGACAAATTAATCCTGAAAAGCTCTCGCAATATGAGTTTGCCGGAGAATTGGCACTGTCCGGCCTGCTGCGTCCCGTACGTGGCGCGCTGGCTATGGCATGGCAGGGAATGCAGGCAGGCCGTTCGTTCGTCTTGCCGCAAGAAAATGCCGAACAGGCTGCCGTCATGCGCGGTATCGCGGTTTATGGCGCGTGTTCTTTAGGCGAAGTGGCCGCGCATTTAAACGGTATCGAACCGTTGACACAAACTGAATGCAAGCTGACGCAAAGGCCGTCTGAACAAAGTAAAATTCCTGATTTAGCCGATGTTAAAGGCCAACATACCGCCCGCCTTGCTTTGGAAATTGCAGCGGCAGGTGGGCACAGCCTGCTGATGATGGGCCCTCCGGGTACGGGCAAATCCATGCTTTCGCAACGTTTGCCCGGTATCCTCCCACCTTTGACCGAAGACGAATTGGTCGAAGTATGGGCATTGCGTTCGCTCCTACCCAACCATCAACAGCAACTCGACAGCAACCGTCCTTTCCGCAGCCCTCATCACAGCGCCAGCTCGGCTGCCATGGTGGGTGGCGGTTCAGACCCACGTCCGGGCGAAATCTCATTGGCACACCACGGAGTGTTGTTTTTAGACGAATTGCCCGAATTTGACCGTAAAGTATTAGAAGTGTTGCGCGAGCCTTTGGAAAACGGCGAAATCCATATTTCCCGCGCCGCACGCCAAGCTGTTTATCCGGCCAAGTTCCAACTTGTTGCCGCCATGAACCCCTGCCCTTGCGGCTATCTTGGTCATCCGTCCAAACCTTGCCGCTGCACGCCTGAAAGCGTTGCCCGCTACCGCAACAAAATTTCAGGGCCATTGCTCGACCGTATTGATTTAACCATCGAAGTACCCAGCCTTTCCGCTGCCGAATTGATGCAACAAGAAGCAGGCGAATCCAGTGCCACCGTATTGGAACGCGTTACCGCCGCGCGCAAAATCCAATACAACAGACAAGGCAAAGTTAATGCAGAACTGAGTGTCGGCGAGCTCGATGGCAAAGCCCGTATTCAAAAAGAAGCGCAAGAAGCCTTGGGAACCATGCTTGAAAAACTGTCCCTTTCCGCACGAAGTTTCCACCGCATCATGCGCGTCGCCCGTACGCTGGCCGATTTGGCAGGGGACGAAGAAGTCAGCAAAACACATGTGATGAAAGCCATCGGCTTCCGTCGCGCTCTTTAA
- a CDS encoding accessory factor UbiK family protein, with the protein MFGKQLFEEVSSKISETIANSPAKDMEKNVKAMLGSAFNRMDLVTREEFDIQQQVLIKTRTKLAELEARLAKLEAAQEPEEAALKAAEAAAEEAVAEIKQQTEAAE; encoded by the coding sequence ATGTTCGGCAAACAACTTTTTGAAGAAGTCAGCTCCAAAATCAGCGAAACCATCGCCAACAGCCCTGCCAAAGACATGGAAAAAAACGTTAAAGCCATGCTCGGCAGCGCATTCAACCGCATGGATTTGGTGACCCGCGAAGAATTCGACATCCAGCAACAGGTTTTGATTAAAACCCGTACCAAACTGGCTGAATTGGAAGCCCGTTTGGCCAAACTCGAAGCTGCTCAAGAGCCTGAAGAAGCAGCTTTGAAAGCTGCCGAAGCCGCTGCGGAAGAAGCTGTTGCCGAAATCAAACAACAAACCGAAGCTGCCGAATAA
- a CDS encoding DUF1176 domain-containing protein, whose translation MKKWLLAVLPATALAAPPQGFYQNYKDWDIACDNTGTCRLAGYQADETEPPVSILFTRKAGANAAVAGEVSLLPFNDDDRQLARVAARSELMLNGKSLGKLALNKKGTGKLSSAQTNALLEALKKESKISIRAGKYEWHLSDKGAAAAMLKADEFQGRLNTPSALIRKGGSSQAVLSPQPKPVIRAVAVPKKEGDMLEQGTPRHSAVMKLLSDSNRVSEGDDNYCYALHNKEQMDWNRSLYVHPLNDRQVLISAICIGGAYQTSGYYAIADKELTKIEQVLPPMTYGGHGGFDEKTATLSGSFKGRGIGDCWSGNAAVWDGKTFVRSEEHTTGSCKGFTGGAWLMPVFEARVER comes from the coding sequence ATGAAAAAATGGCTGCTGGCTGTTTTGCCTGCCACCGCACTGGCTGCTCCGCCTCAAGGCTTTTATCAAAATTACAAAGACTGGGACATTGCTTGCGACAATACCGGCACCTGCCGTCTTGCCGGATATCAGGCAGATGAAACAGAACCACCGGTTTCCATCTTGTTTACCCGAAAAGCGGGGGCGAATGCCGCCGTTGCCGGCGAAGTTTCCCTACTGCCGTTTAACGACGATGACCGCCAACTCGCCCGCGTGGCAGCCCGCAGCGAATTGATGCTGAACGGCAAATCACTGGGCAAATTGGCGTTGAACAAAAAAGGCACAGGCAAATTGAGCAGCGCGCAAACCAACGCCTTGCTCGAAGCGTTGAAAAAAGAAAGCAAAATCAGCATCCGCGCGGGAAAATATGAATGGCACTTGTCCGATAAAGGCGCAGCGGCGGCAATGTTGAAAGCGGACGAATTCCAAGGTCGTCTGAATACGCCTTCCGCGCTGATTCGCAAAGGCGGCAGCAGTCAGGCAGTCCTCAGCCCGCAGCCCAAACCCGTCATCCGTGCCGTTGCCGTGCCGAAAAAAGAGGGCGATATGCTGGAACAAGGCACACCGCGCCACAGCGCCGTCATGAAGCTCTTGAGCGACAGCAACCGCGTTTCCGAAGGCGACGATAATTACTGTTACGCCCTGCACAATAAAGAGCAAATGGATTGGAACCGCAGCCTGTATGTCCATCCGCTCAACGATCGTCAGGTTTTGATTTCGGCCATCTGTATCGGCGGTGCTTATCAAACCAGCGGCTACTATGCCATTGCCGATAAAGAATTGACCAAAATTGAACAAGTGCTGCCGCCAATGACATACGGCGGGCACGGCGGATTCGATGAGAAAACAGCCACCCTTAGCGGCAGCTTCAAAGGCCGAGGGATCGGCGACTGCTGGTCTGGCAATGCAGCGGTGTGGGACGGTAAAACGTTTGTCCGCAGTGAGGAACACACCACCGGTTCATGCAAAGGCTTCACAGGCGGCGCGTGGCTGATGCCTGTTTTTGAAGCCCGTGTTGAACGTTAA
- the metK gene encoding methionine adenosyltransferase — MSEYLFTSESVSEGHPDKVADQVSDAILDAILAQDPKARVAAETLVNTGLCVLAGEITTTAQVDYIKVARETIKRIGYNSSELGFDANGCAVGVYYDQQSPDIAQGVNEGEGIDLNQGAGDQGLMFGYACDETPTLMPFAIYYSHRLMQRQSELRKDGRLPWLRPDAKAQLTVVYDSETGKVKRIDTVVLSTQHDPSIGYEELKNAVIEHIIKPVLPSELLTDETKYLINPTGRFVIGGPQGDCGLTGRKIIVDTYGGAAPHGGGAFSGKDPSKVDRSAAYACRYVAKNIVAAGLATQCQIQVSYAIGVAEPTSISIDTFGTGKISEENLIALVREHFDLRPKGIVQMLDLLRPIYGKSAAYGHFGREEPEFTWERTDKAAALKAAAGV; from the coding sequence ATGAGCGAATATCTGTTTACTTCCGAATCGGTATCCGAAGGCCATCCGGATAAAGTTGCCGACCAAGTATCCGATGCGATTTTGGATGCCATCTTGGCACAAGACCCCAAAGCACGTGTCGCCGCAGAAACCCTAGTTAACACAGGCTTGTGCGTATTGGCAGGCGAAATTACTACTACTGCCCAAGTGGACTACATCAAAGTCGCACGCGAAACCATCAAACGCATCGGCTACAACTCCTCCGAGCTGGGCTTTGACGCCAACGGCTGCGCAGTCGGCGTGTACTACGACCAACAATCTCCGGACATCGCCCAAGGCGTGAACGAAGGCGAAGGCATCGACTTGAACCAAGGCGCGGGCGACCAAGGCTTGATGTTCGGCTACGCCTGCGACGAAACCCCGACCCTGATGCCGTTTGCCATCTATTACAGCCACCGCCTGATGCAGCGTCAAAGCGAATTGCGCAAAGACGGCCGCCTGCCTTGGCTGCGCCCTGATGCCAAAGCCCAACTGACCGTGGTTTACGACAGCGAAACCGGCAAAGTAAAACGCATCGACACCGTCGTCCTGTCTACCCAGCACGATCCGTCTATCGGTTACGAAGAGCTGAAAAACGCCGTGATCGAACACATCATCAAACCGGTTCTGCCGTCTGAACTGCTGACCGACGAAACCAAATACCTGATCAACCCGACCGGCCGCTTCGTTATCGGCGGCCCGCAAGGTGACTGCGGTTTGACCGGCCGTAAAATCATCGTCGACACCTACGGCGGCGCAGCTCCGCACGGCGGCGGCGCATTCTCCGGCAAAGACCCGTCCAAAGTAGACCGTTCCGCCGCTTACGCCTGCCGCTATGTTGCGAAAAACATCGTAGCCGCCGGTTTGGCAACCCAATGCCAAATCCAAGTTTCCTACGCCATCGGCGTTGCCGAACCGACTTCGATTTCCATCGATACTTTCGGCACCGGCAAAATCAGCGAAGAAAACCTAATTGCCTTGGTTCGCGAACATTTTGACCTGCGCCCTAAAGGCATCGTCCAAATGCTCGACCTACTGCGCCCGATTTACGGAAAATCCGCCGCCTACGGCCACTTCGGTCGCGAAGAGCCTGAATTTACTTGGGAGCGCACCGATAAAGCAGCCGCATTAAAAGCAGCCGCAGGCGTGTAA
- a CDS encoding lysophospholipid acyltransferase family protein has product MQTLVTFVFKFLAALPLAWLHKLGNLLGGLGFRVLSKDRRRVFENMTLAGLNPTDEAVKKVFRETAKGGLELPVAFFRRPEEIENLFVSVNGWEHVQTALSAGEGLLFITPHIGSYDLAGRYISQQLPFPLTAMYKPPKIKAFDAVMQAGRVRGKGKTAPTSIQGVKQIIKALRGGEATIVLPDHVPSPEEGGDGVWVDFFGKPAYTMTLAGKLAQVKGVKALFFCGERLPDGKGFVLHIEPLSGELNGDKENDARVINENTEYWIRRFPEQYLFMYNRYKHPEGAPFPPPEI; this is encoded by the coding sequence ATGCAAACGCTTGTCACCTTTGTTTTTAAATTTTTGGCCGCGCTGCCTTTGGCTTGGTTGCACAAATTAGGCAATCTGCTGGGCGGTTTGGGTTTCCGCGTGCTGTCGAAAGATCGCCGAAGGGTATTCGAAAACATGACACTTGCCGGATTGAACCCGACGGACGAGGCGGTGAAAAAAGTTTTTCGTGAAACGGCAAAAGGCGGCTTGGAATTGCCGGTGGCGTTTTTCAGACGGCCTGAGGAAATTGAAAACCTGTTTGTCAGCGTCAACGGTTGGGAACATGTTCAGACGGCCTTGAGCGCGGGTGAAGGTTTGCTGTTTATCACGCCGCACATCGGCAGCTATGATTTGGCGGGCCGCTACATCAGCCAGCAACTGCCGTTTCCGCTGACGGCGATGTACAAACCGCCGAAAATCAAGGCTTTTGATGCGGTGATGCAGGCAGGGCGCGTGCGCGGCAAAGGCAAGACTGCGCCGACCAGTATTCAGGGCGTCAAACAAATCATCAAGGCCCTGCGCGGCGGCGAAGCGACTATTGTGTTGCCGGATCATGTGCCGTCTCCGGAAGAAGGCGGCGACGGCGTGTGGGTGGACTTTTTCGGCAAACCTGCCTACACCATGACGTTGGCGGGCAAGCTGGCGCAAGTCAAAGGCGTGAAGGCTTTGTTTTTCTGCGGCGAGCGTCTGCCCGACGGTAAAGGCTTTGTCTTGCACATTGAGCCATTGAGCGGCGAATTGAACGGCGATAAGGAGAACGATGCGCGCGTGATCAATGAAAATACCGAATATTGGATACGCCGTTTTCCGGAACAATATTTGTTTATGTACAACCGCTACAAACATCCCGAAGGCGCGCCTTTCCCTCCGCCGGAAATATAG
- the recC gene encoding exodeoxyribonuclease V subunit gamma encodes MFYLYQSDRLEALAEMCARIHQALPLDAVLAQEEVVVQSQGMRRYLNVFFARKLGVAANLKFSLPAGLAWQLMRKLVPDVPPLSPFSPEVMRWRLLDLFRSEEFQTAPEYENVRLKLESYLHSSASADYQLAGQMADIFDQYLVYRPDWIDAWQAGKLLGLGDDEDWQARLWRYLDDGSQSAPHRVALWEKLLAQLDKSVLPQRLFVFGISTMAPMYLQLLHQISKHCDVFVFALNPSSQYWGEIIDEAQILKRGDEADLSQAGHPLLASLGKQGRDFFDFLSEVETEQDIQVYEEEKDDTLLHCLQNDIQNLIMPSERLYQQEEGEAGGQQALVQVHDADGNPVCVEPDKLLNDGSVKIVAAHSPLRELQILKEELSLVLQKNPDWQPHDIAVLTPNIEPYSPFIEAVFGQEQAGSQALPYSISDVKLSRRQPLLYALAQTLDLLKSRFEVDKVLPLLESRLVLQRFGLSEEDLPLLHEAVAGLNVHWGLDQTMREGKDNLFTWQQAVERLALGWMLPEGGNGMWQGVSAWHSNVNQLDVFSGFAEFIRTLADMAAQWNEPANVESWVQRCRDLLEKLFAPDTDDQYAKQQFEQSLAKWQEEAQLAEFDGLLPCKTVIRHIRRFLDSESQAGFLSGGITFCSMVPMRSLPFKMVCLLGLNDGDFPRNTKAAVFDLIAKHPKKGDRARRDDDRYLFLEALISAREMLYLSYIGRDIRNDAEFAPSSLISELLDTIAAMTGKSGRELSEKWVKHHPLQAFSRRYFQKDALSDGLFSTRQDYADALSQPPAEAQPFFLEALSQEEPGKTIHQGELISFWRNPVKVWLKKNLSWDQPYLDGAWESAEPFEPQHEGRIADAYLDARRKGEDFEDTAIRLNAESLMPVGELGGLWQKQYQISAKNVDAELIRSNKRPSEPYEESFDDLVLQGTIGNLYECGRIVFLNPKDNAPNRIARLLEHLIFCAVAPKSVANRQTYIVSLGQTETYAAIGQEAARALLKEWLVYFRIGQNTPLPFFAKTSLAAAEEYNKKEDWDATLRKAHEVFNGNKMSKGQKEYTEVKLVFGHSEESPLEEPLFENLVVNLLVPLLNSAAGKNNATEQE; translated from the coding sequence ATGTTTTATCTTTATCAGTCCGACCGTTTGGAAGCGCTTGCCGAAATGTGCGCGCGTATTCATCAGGCCTTGCCTTTGGATGCGGTATTGGCGCAGGAAGAAGTGGTGGTGCAGAGCCAGGGGATGCGGCGGTATCTGAATGTGTTTTTTGCGCGCAAACTCGGCGTGGCGGCGAATTTGAAGTTCAGCCTGCCGGCCGGTTTGGCGTGGCAGCTGATGCGTAAATTGGTTCCCGATGTGCCGCCGCTCAGCCCGTTTTCGCCTGAGGTCATGCGTTGGCGTTTGCTGGATTTGTTCCGCAGCGAAGAGTTTCAGACGGCCCCGGAATACGAAAACGTGCGCCTGAAGCTGGAAAGTTATTTGCACAGCTCGGCATCGGCGGATTATCAGCTTGCCGGACAGATGGCAGATATTTTCGACCAATATTTGGTGTACCGTCCGGATTGGATTGATGCGTGGCAGGCTGGGAAGCTGCTGGGTTTGGGCGATGATGAGGATTGGCAGGCGCGGCTGTGGCGTTATTTGGACGATGGCAGCCAATCTGCGCCGCACCGCGTGGCCTTGTGGGAAAAGCTGTTGGCGCAGTTGGATAAATCGGTTTTGCCGCAAAGGTTGTTCGTATTCGGCATTTCGACAATGGCGCCGATGTATCTGCAACTGCTGCACCAAATTTCCAAGCATTGCGATGTATTTGTGTTCGCACTCAACCCGAGCAGCCAGTATTGGGGCGAGATCATCGATGAGGCGCAGATTTTGAAAAGGGGCGATGAGGCGGATTTGTCGCAGGCAGGGCATCCGCTGTTGGCTTCTTTGGGCAAGCAGGGACGCGATTTCTTTGATTTTCTGTCGGAAGTGGAAACCGAGCAGGATATTCAGGTTTATGAAGAGGAAAAAGACGATACCTTGTTGCATTGTCTGCAAAACGATATCCAAAACTTAATCATGCCGTCTGAACGCTTATATCAACAGGAAGAAGGCGAAGCAGGCGGGCAACAGGCTTTGGTTCAGGTTCACGATGCGGACGGCAATCCAGTGTGTGTCGAGCCGGATAAGCTGCTGAACGACGGCTCCGTCAAAATCGTCGCGGCGCACAGCCCTTTGCGCGAATTGCAGATTTTGAAAGAAGAGCTGTCGCTGGTGTTGCAAAAAAATCCCGACTGGCAGCCGCACGATATTGCCGTGTTGACGCCGAACATTGAGCCGTACAGTCCGTTTATCGAAGCCGTTTTCGGACAGGAGCAGGCAGGCAGCCAGGCTTTGCCGTATTCGATTTCGGATGTGAAGCTCAGCCGCCGTCAGCCGTTGCTGTATGCTTTGGCACAAACTTTGGACTTGCTGAAGAGCCGGTTTGAAGTGGACAAGGTTTTGCCTTTACTGGAAAGCCGGTTGGTGTTGCAACGCTTCGGTTTGAGCGAGGAAGATTTGCCGCTGCTGCATGAGGCTGTTGCCGGATTAAATGTGCATTGGGGTTTGGACCAAACCATGCGCGAGGGCAAAGACAACCTCTTTACTTGGCAGCAGGCGGTAGAGCGTTTGGCCTTGGGCTGGATGCTGCCTGAAGGCGGCAACGGCATGTGGCAGGGCGTGAGCGCGTGGCATAGCAATGTCAACCAGTTGGACGTGTTCAGCGGTTTTGCTGAATTTATCCGTACTTTGGCCGATATGGCGGCGCAATGGAATGAGCCTGCTAATGTGGAAAGTTGGGTGCAGCGTTGCCGCGATTTGCTGGAGAAACTGTTTGCTCCGGATACGGACGACCAATACGCCAAGCAACAGTTTGAGCAATCTTTGGCGAAATGGCAGGAAGAGGCGCAGTTGGCCGAATTTGACGGATTGTTGCCGTGTAAAACCGTTATCCGCCATATCCGCCGCTTTTTGGACAGCGAAAGCCAAGCCGGATTTTTGAGCGGCGGCATTACTTTTTGCAGTATGGTGCCGATGCGCAGCCTGCCGTTTAAAATGGTTTGCCTGTTGGGTTTGAATGACGGCGATTTTCCGCGCAATACCAAAGCGGCGGTGTTTGACCTGATTGCTAAACATCCGAAAAAAGGCGACCGCGCCCGCCGTGACGACGACCGTTATCTCTTCCTCGAAGCCTTAATCAGCGCGCGCGAAATGTTGTATTTGTCTTATATCGGCCGCGATATACGCAATGATGCCGAGTTCGCGCCGTCTTCGTTAATCAGCGAGCTGCTGGATACTATTGCCGCCATGACAGGGAAAAGTGGGCGCGAGTTATCGGAGAAATGGGTGAAACATCATCCGTTGCAGGCGTTTTCGCGCCGTTATTTCCAAAAGGATGCGCTTTCAGATGGTCTCTTCAGTACGCGCCAAGATTACGCCGATGCGTTGAGCCAACCGCCAGCGGAAGCGCAGCCGTTTTTCCTTGAGGCTTTAAGTCAGGAAGAGCCGGGCAAAACCATTCATCAAGGCGAGCTCATCAGTTTTTGGCGCAACCCTGTCAAAGTTTGGCTGAAGAAAAATTTAAGCTGGGATCAGCCGTATCTGGACGGCGCATGGGAGTCTGCCGAACCGTTTGAGCCGCAACATGAAGGTCGGATTGCCGATGCTTATTTGGATGCGCGGCGCAAAGGGGAAGATTTTGAAGATACGGCCATTCGGCTGAATGCCGAAAGTCTGATGCCGGTAGGCGAGTTGGGCGGTTTGTGGCAGAAGCAGTATCAGATATCTGCGAAAAATGTGGATGCCGAGTTGATACGCAGCAACAAAAGGCCGTCTGAACCTTATGAAGAATCCTTTGACGACTTGGTTTTACAAGGTACCATCGGCAATCTTTATGAATGCGGCCGCATTGTGTTTCTAAACCCAAAAGACAATGCGCCCAACCGTATTGCCCGTTTACTGGAGCATTTGATTTTTTGCGCCGTCGCCCCTAAATCCGTTGCAAACCGACAAACCTATATTGTCAGCTTGGGGCAGACCGAAACCTATGCCGCCATCGGGCAAGAGGCGGCGAGGGCACTTTTGAAAGAATGGTTGGTATATTTCCGAATCGGACAAAATACCCCCTTGCCGTTTTTCGCCAAAACCAGTCTTGCCGCTGCGGAGGAGTACAACAAGAAAGAGGATTGGGATGCTACCTTGAGAAAAGCCCATGAGGTTTTTAACGGCAATAAAATGAGCAAAGGGCAGAAAGAATATACCGAAGTGAAGCTGGTGTTTGGTCATTCGGAAGAATCGCCTCTTGAAGAGCCGCTATTTGAAAACCTTGTCGTCAATCTGCTTGTTCCGCTTTTGAACAGCGCGGCAGGGAAAAACAATGCAACAGAACAGGAGTAA
- a CDS encoding thioredoxin family protein, whose amino-acid sequence MATYTEYLDFDTEEDKLKQQQLYQATELSAQTAAAVKKISRPQNWLLAAAPYCPDCRVFVPFIQKMAELNPNIRVNYIARSNFDDSSRFDNPRQQEIVRANQKIPALFLMGHEEEGPVFNEFPKVVLNQIAADETRRTELRDAYRAGEFNADIEAQIVAALAWAEQRC is encoded by the coding sequence ATGGCCACTTATACAGAATATTTGGATTTTGATACCGAAGAAGACAAATTGAAACAACAGCAGCTCTATCAGGCGACCGAGCTGTCGGCGCAAACGGCAGCGGCGGTCAAAAAGATCAGCCGTCCGCAAAACTGGCTGCTTGCCGCTGCGCCATATTGTCCCGATTGCCGCGTATTTGTGCCGTTTATTCAAAAAATGGCGGAGCTGAACCCCAATATCCGCGTCAACTATATTGCCCGCAGCAATTTTGACGACAGCAGCCGTTTTGATAATCCACGCCAACAGGAAATCGTCCGCGCCAATCAAAAAATTCCTGCGCTGTTTTTGATGGGTCATGAAGAGGAAGGGCCTGTGTTTAACGAGTTTCCGAAAGTGGTGTTAAACCAAATTGCGGCAGATGAAACCCGTCGCACAGAATTGCGCGATGCGTACCGAGCAGGCGAATTTAATGCCGATATTGAGGCGCAGATTGTAGCGGCGTTGGCATGGGCAGAGCAGCGTTGTTGA
- the lapB gene encoding lipopolysaccharide assembly protein LapB, whose product MDNELWVILLPIVLLPVFFAMGWFAARVDMKTVLKQAKSIPAGFYKSLDALVDRNSGRAARELAEVIDQQPQSYDLNLTLGKLYRQRGENDKAINMHRALLDSPDTVNEKRARVLFELAQNYQSAGLVDRAEQIFLGLQEGDMAREARQHLLSIYQQDRDWEKAIEMAQLLSHDEQTYQFEIAQFYCEIAQAALFKSNFDAARYNIGKALEANKKCTRANIILGDIEYRQGNFPAAVEAYSAIEQQNHAYLSMVGEKLYEAYAAQGKQEEGLNRLIGYMQTFPDLDLINVIYEKALLLKGETEAAQIAVELVRQKPDLNGVYRLLGLKLSSMNPEWKADTDMIRSIIGRQLQKSVMYRCRNCHFKSQVFFWHCPACNKWQTFTPNKIEI is encoded by the coding sequence ATGGACAACGAATTGTGGGTCATCTTACTGCCCATCGTCCTCCTCCCCGTTTTCTTCGCTATGGGCTGGTTTGCCGCGCGCGTCGATATGAAGACCGTCCTGAAACAGGCCAAAAGCATACCGGCCGGCTTTTACAAAAGCCTTGACGCCCTCGTTGACCGCAACAGCGGCCGCGCCGCGCGCGAATTGGCAGAAGTCATCGACCAGCAGCCGCAGTCATATGACTTGAACCTGACCTTAGGCAAGCTCTACCGCCAACGCGGCGAAAACGACAAAGCCATCAATATGCACCGCGCCCTGCTCGATTCGCCCGACACAGTCAACGAAAAACGCGCGCGCGTGCTTTTTGAATTGGCGCAAAACTACCAAAGCGCAGGCTTGGTGGACCGTGCCGAACAAATCTTCCTCGGCTTGCAGGAAGGCGATATGGCACGCGAAGCCCGACAACACCTTTTGAGCATCTACCAACAAGACCGCGACTGGGAAAAAGCCATCGAAATGGCGCAGCTCTTGAGCCATGACGAACAGACCTACCAGTTTGAAATCGCACAGTTCTATTGCGAAATCGCCCAAGCCGCTCTGTTCAAATCCAACTTCGATGCCGCACGCTACAACATCGGCAAAGCACTCGAAGCCAACAAAAAATGTACGCGCGCCAACATCATTCTCGGCGACATCGAATACCGTCAGGGCAACTTCCCTGCCGCCGTGGAAGCGTATTCCGCCATCGAACAGCAAAACCATGCCTATTTGAGCATGGTCGGCGAGAAACTCTATGAAGCCTATGCCGCACAAGGCAAACAGGAAGAAGGCCTCAACCGCCTTATCGGCTATATGCAAACCTTCCCCGATCTTGACCTGATCAATGTCATCTACGAGAAGGCCCTGCTGCTTAAAGGCGAAACTGAAGCGGCGCAAATCGCTGTCGAACTCGTCCGTCAAAAACCTGATCTCAACGGCGTGTACCGCCTGCTTGGCTTGAAACTCAGCAGTATGAATCCGGAGTGGAAAGCCGATACCGATATGATTCGTTCGATTATCGGCCGCCAGCTGCAAAAAAGCGTCATGTACCGCTGCCGCAACTGCCACTTCAAATCCCAAGTCTTCTTCTGGCATTGCCCAGCCTGCAACAAATGGCAAACCTTTACGCCGAATAAAATCGAGATTTGA